The following DNA comes from Peribacillus sp. FSL E2-0218.
GGTCATCATTGATATCCAGCTGCCGAAGTTTGATGGGTTCCATTGGTGCAGGCTGATCCGGGCGCACTCCAATGTTCCCATCATCTTTTTATCGTCCCGCGATCATCCTACCGATATGGTGATGTCGATGCAGCTTGGGGCAGATGACTTCATCCAGAAGCCCTTTCATTTCGATGTACTTATCGCCAAGATACAGGCCACCCTTCGCCGTGTTTATAATTACAATACCGAAAAAATCGAGTTGAAAACCTGGTGCGGCGCAACAGTCGATTATGAAAAGAATACCGTCTCCGCTGAGTCTGGAACGATTGAATTGACGAAAAATGAAATTTTCATTTTGAAAAAGCTCATTGAACAAAAAAACAAGATCGTCAGCCGTGAAGAATTAATCAACAGCTTATGGGATGACAAACGCTTCATAAGCGATAACACCCTTACCGTCAATGTGAACCGTTTACGTAAAAGGTTGGATGAATTAGGGTTGGGGGCTTATATCGAAACGAAGGTCGGACAAGGCTATATCGCCGTTGAAGAGGTACATGCATGATCAGAAAATATTTGGCAGAAAGGCTCAGCTGGATCACCTTCTTCACATTCCTTCATCTATTCATCATCTTAGTCGCCTATCTTGATTCAGCCATTCCCGTAAAGCCCATCATGTACATAGTCTTTTTATCCTTGATCATGTTTTGTATCTTTTTGATTTTCCGTTATAAAAAAGAAACCCATTATTTTAAACTGCTGGAAGCCCGGGAAGACAACCTGGACTTATCCAATCTAGCAGAAGCCGACAGCCCTTTCGAAAGAATCATCGAATGCAGTATCATGAACCAGACTGAATTATTGAAGCAGACCGCCGAAAAGAGCCAAATGACATTGGAGCAGGAGAAGGATGAATTATTATCTTGGATTCATGAAGTGAAGACCCCCTTAACGGCGATGCATTTAATGATCGACCGCTTGGATGATGGCATGCTGAAATCTCATTTGACTTATGAGTGGTTAAGGATCCATCTGCTTCTCGATCAGCAGCTCCATCAAAGGCGCATGCCTTTCATCGAAAATGACTTGTATATGGAGAATATGAACTTGGAAACCATCATTTTTGATGAGATCAAAACATTGCAATCATGGTGCATCCAAAAAGGCATCGGCTTTGACATGCAATTGGAGGTGACCGAAGTGCTTAGTGATGCCAAATGGCTCGCTTTCATCATCAGGCAGTTATTGACGAACTCGATTAAATACAGTGAAAACACCGATATTTTGATAAAAAGCTATATCCACGATGAACAAACGATCCTCCAAGTGAAGGATTGCGGCCGAGGCATCGAGTCGAAGGACTTATCACGCATTTTTGATAAAGGTTTTACGTCCACGACAAATCATCGCGACAGTGCGGCAACAGGGATGGGGTTATATTTAACCAAGAAGGCGGCAAAATCCCTATTCCTCTCGATTGATGTGCTATCAAAGCCTGGAGTGGGAACGACCATGACCTTACGCTTCCCAAAGCGGAATGACTTCGTGAATATAACAAGCATGTGACAAAAGTGTCACATGCTTTTATTCTTTGTTCGGCCAATCGCAGGAAAAAGCATACCTGGCCTTCTATAATAAAGATATAGAAAAAAGGAGTGTATCGATATGAATATATTAGAAGCGAAAAAAATCCATAAAAGCTATGGGAATAAGTTTAATAAACAGGAGGTACTGAAGGGTCTCGATATAAGCATCGCGGAAGGTGAATTCGTCAGTATCATGGGGGCATCCGGTTCAGGAAAAACGACGTTGCTGAATGTCCTTTCCTCCATCGACAAAATCAGCAACGGCACCATTACAATCGATGGACAAGAAATTTCGGGGATGAAAGAAAAAATGCTCGCCGAATTCAGGAAGAACCATCTCGGCTTCATCTTCCAAGAATATAATTTATTGGACACACTGACCGTCAAAGAAAATATCCTCTTGCCTTTATCGATTACAAAAACACCCAATCGCGAAGCGTTTCAAAAGTTCGATGCCGTGGCAAAGGAGCTTGGCATTTATGAAGTGAAGGATAAATATCCAAATGAAATTTCCGGAGGGCAAAAACAGCGTACTTCTGCGGCGCGGGCTTTCATCCATGAGCCGAGCATCATTTTTGCCGATGAGCCGACCGGGGCGCTTGATTCCAAATCCGCTTCCGATTTATTGAACAAACTGAGTGATATGAACAAAAAACACAAAGCGACGATCATCATGGTCACCCATGATCCCGTGGCAGCAAGTTATTGCAGCAGAGTCATTTTCATTAAAGATGGACAAATCTATACCCAATTGAATAAAGGGGAAGAAACGAGGCAAACCTTCTTCAAGGACATCATGAAAACACAAGGTGTATTGGGCGGTGTGCAAAATGAGCATTAATCAACTCATCTTTCGGAACCTGAAGAAGAACCTGAAAAACTATTACCTTTATGTATTTGCTTTGGTCTTCAGCGCCTCGCTTTATTTCGCATTTGTCACCTTGCAATATGACCCAGCGATGGATAAAGCGGAAGGTTCCATAAAAGGCGGCGCTGCCATCAAGACTGCATCGATCCTGCTTGTTGCGATCGTTTCCATATTCCTCTTTTATGCCAATAGCATTTTCATAAAACGGCGCAGTAAGGAAATTGGCTTATTCCAATTGATAGGCATGACAAAAAACAGGATCTTCCGTATCCTGAGCGCGGAAAACTTCATCTTATATTTCTGTTCCGTGTTCATGGGGATCTTCATAGGGTTTGCCGGTTCCAAATTGATCATGATGATCTTATTTAAGATTACCGGTGTCCATGCGACTGCAACTCTGCAATTTTCGATCTTGCCGCTTATACAAACGTTGATCGTTTTTAGCATCATCTATCTGTTCATCATGTTGATGAATTATATCTTCATAAAAAGGCAGACCATTTTATCCCTATTCAGGGTGACTTCCTTGACTGAAGGAAAAGTGAAAAAGGTATCAATGTTTGAAATGATCATCGGCGTATTCGGGATCCTCCTGATCATTAGCGGCTATGTCGTTTCCTCCAAATTATTCGATGGAGCGTTCATGGAAATGACCGAGCTTTTTATGGCGATGATCTTCATTTTGGCATCCGTCATCATCGGGACCTATCTATTTTATAAAGGATCCGTAAGCTTCATTTTTAATATCGTTCGTAAAAATAAAAACGGCTACTTGAATATCAATGAAGTTTTGTCCCTTTCATCGATCATGTTCCGGATGAAATCGAATGCAATTTTGCTGACAATCATCACGACCGTTTCCGCCCTGGCGATCGGATTATTATCTTTAAGCTATATCGCCTACTACTCAGCTGAAAAAATGGCGGCGTCATCCATCCCTAACGATTTTTCGTTGACCGATAAGAAAGATGCCGAGGCATTCAAACAAGCTTTGTCCGCAAGTAACATTGCTTATGCCGAAGAAAAGATTGAAGTCCTCCAAATCAAAGTCAATGCAAGGAATATATTGGAGAAAAACCTGGGAGCGGTGAATTTCGATCCGAACAACATGGTTCTTTCCGTCATCAGTGAAAAATCCGTTAAAGGGATCCATCTAGCCGAGGAAGAGACGCTGTTTAGCGGATACAGCAGCATGCTTGAGAAAGTCATGCCCTTGAAGGATTCCGGAAAGGTTGAATGGAAGGGCAAACATGAGGTGATACCGCAAACCTACATGGGCCTGAACGATGAGAGCATCCTTCCCTACTATTTCACCAATGGCGGAATGCCCGTCGGGATTGTCGATGATGCAATATTCAAGCGTTTGAAAAAGGATATCGACCCGGAAATCCAGAAAATCTCATCCATTAACATCGGGATTGATATCAAGGATGACGCAAATATTCCCACCGCGAATGAAACGTTCAAAAAAATGAACTTTAACGAAAAACATATCCAAGAATCGCAGTTTGAAACGTTCAATCATCAGAAGAAGAATATGGGCCTCTTGATGTTCATCGTCGGCTTTTTGGGACTGACCTTCCTGATCACATCCGGCTGTATTCTCTATTTCAAGCAAATGGATGAAAGCGAAAATGAAAAATCGAATTATACGATTTTACGAAAACTCGGATTCACCCAAGGTGATCTACTAAAAGGTATCCAAACAAAGCAAATATTCAATTTTGGCATTCCTTTAGTCGTCGGGCTGCTTCATAGTTATTTCGCCGTCCAGTCAGGCTGGTTCTTATTCGGAACCGAGGTTTGGACACCGATGATCATCGTCATGGTATTATACACGGCCTTGTATTCGATCTTCGGGATCCTGTCCGTCCTGCATTACAAAAAGGTCATCAAAGATTCGCTTTAACAATCATATTAAGGTACAGTTACTCGCGAGTTTAGCCACTTTACTCGCGAGTTTCGTTCGTTTATCCGCGAATTTTGCCTTTGCAGCGAATGCGAGACGGGTTCTCATAAAAATTGCGCGTTTCACATGACATTGGAGCCGTTTCTCGTCAATTTCCTGCTTAACTCTCCAATTCGGTCCGGATTCGTCGTATAATCACAGCTATCTTTCACCTTTTCGGAGCGTTACTCACCAGTTTCGTGCTTTTACTCGCAAGTTTAGGCTTTTGCAGGCGCATGCGCCGAGAGGGCTCCCACCCGCTCGCGGAAAGGAAGCGCCTGCAGTGAAATGAAACGGCTAAAGGTCGAATCCTCCTAAACGACGGCCAATCAAGAATCCATCTTCGTGCTCACTCAACATGTAATGAAACCGTCGATGTACAGTTTCTCCAAAACGGGAATCAGAAATCTACCTTCGCTTTATGCAGAGTTTAGATAAAAAAAAGCACCCTACCAGATAGACTTTTGAAAATGTCTATCCGATAGAGTAACCGTTAATGTACCACCAAGGTTTTCCTTCTATTCCTTTTACAGAACCGCAGCCGGTTTCATCATTTGCTTGATCAGTTCCTTGTTGCGCTTTTTAAAGATTTCGTTATGGGAGGAGACCATTCCCATACCAAGTGCATCGGGCTGAATATATTGCTTTGCCTTGTTTACGGCATTTGCCGCATCTTGGAAGGTTCCTGCTATTAAGTGCAATTTGCCGTCATGGTGCAGGATATCACCCGCAGCATAAATTCCATCCATCGAGGATTCACTGGAAGCATTACCTTCAATATAATAATTATCGACCATTGCAATATCCACTTTACTATTTTGCAGCAGCGATGTATCGCGCTCATATCCATGATTGATGATGACCTCGTCGACCGGCAGGTAAGAAACCTCACCCGTCGTATGGTTGGTCAATTCGACATGTTCGATCGATTCATGATTGGCACACGCGATCAGCTTAGTGATCGTTGTATTCAAGAAGCAAACGGCTGAGCTTTCCATCAACTGCCTTGCCTGTGATTCATGACCAGCTAAGCTATCTTTCCTGTATGTCAGATAAACTTTTTTGGCGACTGGCTCCAATTCATTAGCCCAATCGATTGCCGAATTGCCGCCACCTGAGATGATCACCGTTTTATCCTTGAATCGGTTGAATGATTTAACGGTATAGTTCAGATTGGACACCTCAAACCTTTCCGCCCCTTCTATCTCCAGCTTTTGAGGATTCAAGATTCCGCCGCCAACCGCGACAATGATCGTCTTAGAATAATGCTTTTGACCGGATGCTGTAAGTAAAACGAATATCCCTTCCTCATTACGTGTGATCGATTCCACTTTCTCATTCAACACGACGGTTGGATTGAACGTTAAGCCCTGCTCCACCAGCTGTTCGATTAACTTCTCACCTGTAGTCGGTGTCAGTCCGCCTACATCCCAAATCATTTTCTCCGGATATACATGAATCTTCCCGCCTAGCTGCGGCTGGTATTCAATGATTTTCGTCTTCATTTCCCTTAACCCGCTATAAAAAGTGGAGTACAGGCCTGCGGGCCCCCCTCCAATAACTGTAACATCAAATAAATCTTGCTGTTCCATTTCCGTTCACTCCTCGGTAATCAAATGTTATTGATTATCATTCTCATTTAATCGTACACCCTTTTCGTCACTTTTTCAATATGAATTTATGAAATAAGTGAGCAAAATTTCAAAAATGAACCTCCAACATATTTACCGATTCCGTGAGGCTGGTGTATCGACTGCGCAGGGTGAATGAAACGCAAAAAAAAGTGCAGTCATTCCCCTTGATTGCGGGCTGCACTTTTTGAAAGATGGTTAGCGTGAACTCGGTCTCTTCCCATCAGCTATAAGATCATTGATACGATCTATGAGCTCAGGCAATTCCTTCATCGTTTTAATCGTAAAATCAGCCCCATTTTGCATAAAGGAATGGGCCGTTTCGGAGATTACATTTTCTTTATCCCATTCTGATAGACTGGTATACTCCTCCAAACTCAATCCCATCTCAGAGCTTCCGACAATGACTCCGACGGACCAGACCCCAGCATGGACTCCCTCCTTCATATCCGAAGCGGTATCTCCTACTTTCAATGTCTTCCATGACGCGGATATCCTCAATTCTTCGATGTTGCGATAAATCATGTATGGATAAGGTCTTCCAACCGAATTGGTTGCATCAGGGGTTACTTTGCATGGAGATTTCATCGCTTCGTTTAAAGATACCGGCACACCTTTGCTTCTTTCTTAAAAGCTAGAAAAATTGTGAATCATACAGCAGTATGGTTCACGTTTTTTTCGCATTCCTTCCATCACGTTTCCTGCTTAACATTCCTTTCATGCTGAAGGAGCCATTCCTTTCTCCATAAGCCACCTGCATAACCGGTTAATTTCCCATTTGATCCTATGATCCGATGACAAGGAATCACGATGCTTAACTTATTCCTGCCATTAGCACTCCCTACTGCCCGAATGGCTTTTTCGTTACCGATTGTAACGGCGATGTCTTTATAGGTACCCGTATTGGCGTACACGATTCCCGTTAGTGCATTCCATACGTTTTTCTGGAAGATCGTCCCTTCAAGTAAAAAGGGAAACGTAAATTCCATGCGTTCACCTTTGAAATACTCATCAAGCTGATGATAGCACTCCACCAAAACCTTGGGCGTTCGGTCTTGCCTACCATTTACCTTTATATCCCGTTCAGCAAACATTATCGAACAGATCGCCTCATTGGTTCCTGATATCTCGATCATTCCTATTGGCGATTCATAATCTAATTTATATAATTCACTCATATCTAAACCTCCCAGATTATAAGGTAGCAGACGGCCTGCCCCCCTCATTTTTTTCAATTCCCATTTTCCTGCATGTTTCGATATTCATGGGGAGAACAGTTCTTCAAACGGCGAAATACCTTATAAAAGTTCGAAGGGCTTTGGAACCCCACTTCAAGGGAAATCTCAAGATTCGTTAGACTGGTGCTTGTTAGAAGAAATGCCGCTTTATCGACTCTTATTTTTTCCAGATAGGAACGGGGAGTTTGCAACGTTTCTTTTTTAAAAAGCCGCTCCAGATAATAGGAACTTACACCGACATGGCTGGCAATATCTTTTAACTCCACCTTTTGGTTATACTGATTCATCAAGAAAGCGATGACATCCCTGACAAGGCGCATCTGCGGGGAATCCTCGACTTCCGGTTGGCACCTTTTGCAAGCACGGAAACCCGCCCTTTCGACTTCATCGATGTCATGATAGAATTTCACATTTATTTTTTTCGGCTTCCTTGACCTGCATGAAGGGCGGCAGTATATGTTGGTTGTCTTTACTGCCGTAAAGAATAAGCCGTCATATGTAGGGTCGCAGGCAATGATTTTCTCCCACATTTCTTCAAAAGAAAGCTTTATAGCAACATCCATTATACTCCGCATCCTTTCAGGTTTTAGTTCCCATATCATTGTGAGGTATCATTGAACTCCATGATCCGCGCTGTATCTCTTTCCAGCAATGCAATGACTTTATCTGATAGGGCATTCCCAAAACTGAGGCGTTTCACCCCAAAATCTCGAAGCTCCTTACCATTTGTTAATCCAGGCAGCGAAAATACATGAGGGGGGGCACCGTGTCGGACATTTTCACAGTATCCGCAATAAGTTTAATGATACATAAATGTCTGTCAAAATCAATCCATTCGCCATCCGGATGACCAAGGGAGTTGGCAATTTCCCAGCTTGTCGTTCCAATCGCGTGAACCCTGATTACTGTAGGATCATTTATTTGTCCTCATTTTAACAAACAAACCATCTCCAAATCGTCCTCATTCTTGCTCTTATGGTCCATTCAAACAAGATTTAACGGTTCCGAATAAATAAAAAATGCCCGTTCACACCAGGGCATTTTCATGATTTCCCATTCAGTTAACGAACAAAAATAACTTTCTATGATATTCCACGAATGCCTGCTGATCCTTTTCCGTACAGTCCAGCCACTTCACTTTCTTGCACCTTTCCTCCAGCCTCTCATTCAGCTCAGCTTCTATTTCATTCATGAAGCGAAT
Coding sequences within:
- a CDS encoding response regulator transcription factor, coding for MFKLLLIEDDTTLFNEMKDRLTQWSYDIHGIIDFSKVFLEFSDINPDLVIIDIQLPKFDGFHWCRLIRAHSNVPIIFLSSRDHPTDMVMSMQLGADDFIQKPFHFDVLIAKIQATLRRVYNYNTEKIELKTWCGATVDYEKNTVSAESGTIELTKNEIFILKKLIEQKNKIVSREELINSLWDDKRFISDNTLTVNVNRLRKRLDELGLGAYIETKVGQGYIAVEEVHA
- a CDS encoding sensor histidine kinase, which codes for MIRKYLAERLSWITFFTFLHLFIILVAYLDSAIPVKPIMYIVFLSLIMFCIFLIFRYKKETHYFKLLEAREDNLDLSNLAEADSPFERIIECSIMNQTELLKQTAEKSQMTLEQEKDELLSWIHEVKTPLTAMHLMIDRLDDGMLKSHLTYEWLRIHLLLDQQLHQRRMPFIENDLYMENMNLETIIFDEIKTLQSWCIQKGIGFDMQLEVTEVLSDAKWLAFIIRQLLTNSIKYSENTDILIKSYIHDEQTILQVKDCGRGIESKDLSRIFDKGFTSTTNHRDSAATGMGLYLTKKAAKSLFLSIDVLSKPGVGTTMTLRFPKRNDFVNITSM
- a CDS encoding ABC transporter ATP-binding protein, which translates into the protein MNILEAKKIHKSYGNKFNKQEVLKGLDISIAEGEFVSIMGASGSGKTTLLNVLSSIDKISNGTITIDGQEISGMKEKMLAEFRKNHLGFIFQEYNLLDTLTVKENILLPLSITKTPNREAFQKFDAVAKELGIYEVKDKYPNEISGGQKQRTSAARAFIHEPSIIFADEPTGALDSKSASDLLNKLSDMNKKHKATIIMVTHDPVAASYCSRVIFIKDGQIYTQLNKGEETRQTFFKDIMKTQGVLGGVQNEH
- a CDS encoding ABC transporter permease, which codes for MSINQLIFRNLKKNLKNYYLYVFALVFSASLYFAFVTLQYDPAMDKAEGSIKGGAAIKTASILLVAIVSIFLFYANSIFIKRRSKEIGLFQLIGMTKNRIFRILSAENFILYFCSVFMGIFIGFAGSKLIMMILFKITGVHATATLQFSILPLIQTLIVFSIIYLFIMLMNYIFIKRQTILSLFRVTSLTEGKVKKVSMFEMIIGVFGILLIISGYVVSSKLFDGAFMEMTELFMAMIFILASVIIGTYLFYKGSVSFIFNIVRKNKNGYLNINEVLSLSSIMFRMKSNAILLTIITTVSALAIGLLSLSYIAYYSAEKMAASSIPNDFSLTDKKDAEAFKQALSASNIAYAEEKIEVLQIKVNARNILEKNLGAVNFDPNNMVLSVISEKSVKGIHLAEEETLFSGYSSMLEKVMPLKDSGKVEWKGKHEVIPQTYMGLNDESILPYYFTNGGMPVGIVDDAIFKRLKKDIDPEIQKISSINIGIDIKDDANIPTANETFKKMNFNEKHIQESQFETFNHQKKNMGLLMFIVGFLGLTFLITSGCILYFKQMDESENEKSNYTILRKLGFTQGDLLKGIQTKQIFNFGIPLVVGLLHSYFAVQSGWFLFGTEVWTPMIIVMVLYTALYSIFGILSVLHYKKVIKDSL
- a CDS encoding NAD(P)/FAD-dependent oxidoreductase encodes the protein MEQQDLFDVTVIGGGPAGLYSTFYSGLREMKTKIIEYQPQLGGKIHVYPEKMIWDVGGLTPTTGEKLIEQLVEQGLTFNPTVVLNEKVESITRNEEGIFVLLTASGQKHYSKTIIVAVGGGILNPQKLEIEGAERFEVSNLNYTVKSFNRFKDKTVIISGGGNSAIDWANELEPVAKKVYLTYRKDSLAGHESQARQLMESSAVCFLNTTITKLIACANHESIEHVELTNHTTGEVSYLPVDEVIINHGYERDTSLLQNSKVDIAMVDNYYIEGNASSESSMDGIYAAGDILHHDGKLHLIAGTFQDAANAVNKAKQYIQPDALGMGMVSSHNEIFKKRNKELIKQMMKPAAVL
- a CDS encoding methylated-DNA--[protein]-cysteine S-methyltransferase, whose product is MSELYKLDYESPIGMIEISGTNEAICSIMFAERDIKVNGRQDRTPKVLVECYHQLDEYFKGERMEFTFPFLLEGTIFQKNVWNALTGIVYANTGTYKDIAVTIGNEKAIRAVGSANGRNKLSIVIPCHRIIGSNGKLTGYAGGLWRKEWLLQHERNVKQET
- a CDS encoding Ada metal-binding domain-containing protein, which gives rise to MDVAIKLSFEEMWEKIIACDPTYDGLFFTAVKTTNIYCRPSCRSRKPKKINVKFYHDIDEVERAGFRACKRCQPEVEDSPQMRLVRDVIAFLMNQYNQKVELKDIASHVGVSSYYLERLFKKETLQTPRSYLEKIRVDKAAFLLTSTSLTNLEISLEVGFQSPSNFYKVFRRLKNCSPHEYRNMQENGN